A section of the Terriglobales bacterium genome encodes:
- a CDS encoding patatin-like phospholipase family protein produces the protein MKLFDGIRKSLRVLGGETDALRLPLHPDVPKPCRIGLALGGGFARGLAHVGVLKALEEAGIVPDFIAGTSVGAVIGAAYCSGVSAKELEEIASIVRFKHFARYTISRFGLCTNDRMTGFLHRILKVKTFEELRIPLAVTATDFVTGQPIVFTSGKLIDPVRASCAYPGVFLPVNVEGKLMVDGLLGHAVPAQPLKQMGADRVAAIFFGAHWVRKNPRHVLEVIGQCFSIAQSNMSCLWQQHADLLVEPDVSAYSFDDFQKALGIVNVGYEAGLKALPTFRAWAAEREAYEEYVSEAEAAKPGLSGVPIQEPVALA, from the coding sequence GTGAAACTCTTCGACGGTATCCGTAAGTCCCTGAGGGTTCTCGGAGGCGAGACGGATGCGCTCCGTTTGCCCCTTCATCCCGATGTTCCTAAACCCTGTCGTATCGGACTCGCGCTGGGCGGTGGTTTCGCCCGTGGTTTAGCCCACGTTGGGGTGCTGAAGGCGCTGGAGGAGGCTGGGATCGTCCCAGACTTTATTGCCGGGACCAGCGTAGGGGCGGTAATCGGAGCTGCCTACTGTAGCGGCGTTTCCGCCAAGGAACTCGAAGAGATCGCCTCCATCGTCCGCTTTAAACATTTTGCCCGCTACACTATCTCCCGTTTTGGACTCTGCACTAACGACCGCATGACCGGCTTCCTGCACCGCATCCTGAAAGTCAAGACTTTTGAAGAGCTGCGAATTCCTCTGGCTGTCACTGCTACCGACTTCGTGACCGGCCAACCAATCGTCTTTACCAGCGGCAAATTGATCGATCCGGTGCGGGCGAGCTGTGCTTATCCCGGCGTCTTTCTGCCTGTCAACGTGGAAGGGAAGTTGATGGTCGATGGTCTGCTCGGACACGCCGTGCCGGCGCAACCACTGAAGCAGATGGGCGCGGATCGAGTTGCGGCAATCTTCTTTGGAGCGCACTGGGTGCGGAAGAATCCGCGGCATGTGCTGGAAGTGATTGGACAGTGCTTCTCGATCGCGCAGTCGAACATGTCGTGCCTATGGCAGCAGCACGCCGACTTGCTGGTTGAACCAGACGTAAGCGCGTATAGCTTCGACGATTTTCAGAAAGCGCTTGGGATCGTGAACGTGGGCTACGAGGCCGGACTGAAGGCGCTGCCGACTTTCCGTGCGTGGGCTGCCGAGCGCGAGGCGTATGAAGAGTACGTGAGCGAGGCGGAAGCTGCGAAGCCCGGGCTCTCGGGTGTTCCAATTCAGGAACCCGTGGCGTTGGCTTAG
- a CDS encoding ABC transporter ATP-binding protein → MTSAIRTEALGKRFLRLVALHNLNLDVPTGAVYALVGPNGAGKTTLIKILMNIFQASAGRATVMGMPSTSIAGDAFKTIGYVSENQELPDWMRVDQFLRYVAAFHPKWDRTLEQDLMRQFDLPLNRRLKNLSRGMRMKAALTSALAFHPALIVLDEPFSGLDPFVRDQLVESLVERAAESTMLISSHDLAEIENFATHVGYLDQGTLKFSEELASLTQRFREVEVVRETSAPLPASAPATWLQLSDAAAVVRFIETRFDTERTAEQVRSVFGNGVRDITFTPMSLRSIFLAIAKSPRSVAS, encoded by the coding sequence ATGACCAGCGCGATTCGAACTGAAGCACTCGGCAAACGCTTTTTACGGCTCGTAGCTCTTCACAATCTGAACCTCGACGTTCCCACCGGCGCTGTATACGCATTGGTTGGTCCCAACGGCGCCGGCAAAACAACGTTGATCAAGATTCTGATGAACATCTTTCAAGCGAGCGCCGGGCGGGCGACTGTTATGGGAATGCCTTCCACCAGCATCGCTGGAGACGCATTCAAGACCATCGGCTACGTATCCGAAAATCAGGAGTTGCCCGACTGGATGCGCGTCGACCAGTTCCTGCGATATGTCGCCGCCTTCCATCCAAAGTGGGACCGGACGCTTGAGCAGGACTTGATGCGGCAGTTTGACCTCCCACTCAATCGCAGGTTGAAGAACCTCTCGCGCGGTATGCGAATGAAGGCAGCGTTGACCAGCGCCCTGGCCTTTCATCCAGCCTTGATCGTTCTCGATGAGCCCTTCAGCGGTCTCGATCCTTTCGTCCGGGATCAGCTTGTCGAGAGCTTGGTGGAGCGCGCGGCCGAATCTACGATGCTGATCTCCTCGCACGACCTTGCCGAGATCGAGAACTTCGCTACTCACGTGGGATATCTCGATCAGGGAACGCTGAAGTTCAGCGAAGAACTGGCTTCGCTCACTCAGCGCTTCCGCGAGGTCGAGGTCGTGCGCGAGACGTCCGCTCCACTTCCCGCGAGCGCACCAGCAACCTGGCTGCAACTTAGCGACGCAGCCGCCGTGGTTCGCTTCATCGAAACACGCTTCGATACCGAGCGCACAGCGGAGCAAGTGAGGAGCGTCTTCGGAAACGGAGTGCGCGACATCACTTTCACTCCGATGTCTCTGCGATCCATCTTTCTTGCAATCGCGAAGTCTCCAAGGAGCGTCGCGTCATGA
- a CDS encoding GntR family transcriptional regulator: MIPFRVHFRPGLPLYEQVVYAATKAMLSGRMLPGDTFPSVRALSRELKINPNTAHKAITQLIAAGLLESRPGTGTVVAALPASSAAQRTELLGAQIEQIVVDAKRLGISLDDVQDSISQHWKKLGGDSDRGGRSGR; the protein is encoded by the coding sequence ATGATTCCCTTCCGCGTCCACTTTCGGCCTGGTCTCCCGTTGTACGAGCAAGTCGTCTATGCCGCTACCAAAGCCATGCTCTCTGGACGCATGCTGCCCGGCGATACATTTCCCTCGGTCCGTGCTCTTAGCCGCGAACTCAAGATCAATCCCAACACGGCACATAAGGCGATCACGCAACTGATTGCCGCCGGATTGCTGGAGAGCCGTCCAGGCACTGGAACTGTTGTAGCGGCGCTGCCGGCGTCGAGCGCGGCCCAACGCACGGAATTGCTGGGCGCTCAAATCGAGCAGATCGTAGTAGACGCAAAGCGGCTGGGTATTTCGTTGGACGATGTACAGGATTCAATCTCGCAGCACTGGAAGAAGTTGGGAGGCGATTCAGACCGGGGAGGGCGCAGCGGACGATGA